In Ornithodoros turicata isolate Travis chromosome 1, ASM3712646v1, whole genome shotgun sequence, the DNA window CTTCCACCAAAAGGTTCCTTAGGATACTGTGCAGCATATATGTTGCGACCAGCTCCAGTGGCATATtgattaggatgatcgcttGCCTGGGAGGAGGAGACTGGGAGTATGCGCGGATTCGAATCCCCGCATTCGGTTTTCGGcaggcgaatgtcggcccacgacgcatactaaccccctgttccTGCTGCATCTGTCCATGGTTGTATCGCGCTCAGAGCCATATTtgctaacgcggaatttaaaaaaaaagatatgttACGGAGGGTTGTTTACCAGATTACGGACGACCCGTTCTTCTCGGGCACCGCTCGCCAACGTGCGCTGAGAAATGAATAAGTGTgcttcagtttttctttttgtgtgtacGTGCGTGTACATTTATCTGTTCTGTTGTTGTTTTACTGGACTTGGGCATGCGTTAAAAATAACGAATGATCATGTCAAGAGTTATCAGCTAAAAAAACTGACTTTGGTGACTGCCTTTCAGGTGGGCAATATTAAAGAACGTACCGCATATATGACATCGCTATCTTTTATCACATTTCACGTTGCATGATGCCAAAATAATATTACCAGGGGCCTACAATGGCCATtgatgtgtttttctttttttacttgcACATACTGTCCATATAATgcgtgtttcacctaacgtgatgaAAAATCTTAATGAAAATACAGTTGTCTGAACATTTCGGGTCAGCGCTCTTTACATCTGGAGAGATTTCACCGTTCGTCTGAGCATTTCGATCAAATTGTATTGCCAAATCAGCCAAGTTAGCTTAAGAGGAACTCAAGAATTATATTGTGCAGTTCCCAATAATACAATATTGCGGAGTCACTATTGCTTTTCTGTTGACCTTTCATTGTTCAATAAAGACAGTGTTAAATTCAGATCAGAGTGTTTACCCTTACGTAAACTGTTATGGAGATTATATTGAAATGTCTCAATAGAGTGAAAAAATGTTCTGTTGGAAAAGACATGGAATTTCCCGAGGAAGGTGAAATAAATGAGGAAGAGAGAATGCCAACAACCCAACAGACGATTCTTTGGACTGAGGTCACCGTAGCATCCGAGAACAGTCTCACAAACCTTCCAAATCGTACATCACGAAGGAAGCTGGGCGTTTGAGGGAATGAGAAGAACCCGATAGATTGAGCACACCTAACCTGCCAGTTACGGTCGAAAAGCGCGTGAACAAAAGCGACACAAGCACGTCAAATATCAACATTTCCGGTTACTTATAGAACACCACCAAAATGACGGGCAACGCAAGTCAGGATAATATCAGATGAAACATAGCCAGCCAACGACTGGTGCCCTCATCGAGTTTTCTGTAAGGGATGCACCATCTCCCGTCATAAACGAACCACAGTTATCCCGAACCTGGCTGTGCCACTGCTGTTGCTGCACAGGCCCACGTGTTGCTGTCTGCTTGCTACAATAATCGATTTGGGTAGCCACCCACTTGACAGATACATCCCATACCTTATGCTCGATGCAGTCGCAGGGGGGGCAGATTGGATGGTGTTAGGCTGCTAcgacaacgccccccccccccccccccctggatacAGAGGAGAGGAAAACGCGAACGGAGCGCGTTCACTTCAGTATCGAAAAATGACTACCAGACCACCTTATTTCCAGGCCATTTCCTCCCGCTATAACTgtctcgatttttgttctgaacacGGTAATGTTACCAGTGACCCAAAGGATTCGATTGTCTCATTCGGTCTATCCTCCCTTTGATAACTGAAAAGTTAATTGATGAAGGGTAATTAATAAATCGACACAGATGCTTGCCTGTGTCCCCTCGAGGTTGGCGATGAGTACATAGCCACTGGTTTAAACTGAGAAAAaatgatttttctattttgaaacATTACTTCGATGGTTACAGTGGACACCCCGTACCTCTGTACCCGTACCCGTACCTCTGTGAAAGAAATAAGCAGTGGGTGTTTTCCACTACATCACTTCGTGTTGTCTCGTTCGTACGTCACTTTTTTATCAAAGAAACTCAACAAACTGGAGCAgagaatggcgggtggtttcggtttagCATGCTTCtggttcccgttggttcgcacAGCAGCACGAACATGTCGGTTAACTGTGCGTAATCACCTTTCGGGTGTTTTGTCCTCGGAAATACATTCCTATATTCCTTATGATTTGGTTATTTCGCTCGCAAGCATACGGACGCTGCTTCACATCGCTCCTTCATCACTTCATAGGTGGTAACCCAGTGAACCTGAAACACCCCAGAGACGTATCAGAAAAGCAGTGAACGTCACATATGTGTCAGACGTCCATCGGACGTTCCCTGTATGTCCAGAATGTGATGTAGAAATGTGTCTCACTTTGCATATCCCAAGGAGATCTTCAGGATGCCAAAAGAAAAAAGCAAGAGTGCGATATTGGTCTTCTATCCTGGTCTTCTGTTAGAAGACCAGGAGACCTCCGAACCTCCGAACTCAAAGAACTAAAACTGCACGCGCGCGTTCTATACAGGGCTGATGCGTGTACGGCTAAGAAAACCGCAGCTCACGCCGTCCACAAAGGAGACGATACCAGCAGCTGACCTTTACTAGAAGTGAACTGAACCGTAGCTCAGCCTACAAGCGAATGCCCAAAGCGCGAGACCCCCGCGCCCCCATTCTCCTCTTCGTTCTCAATCTTTAACATCCTCCCCGGGGCCAGGATCCACGCTAGCTTCGAGTAGGTAGAGCCGCTGCGCAGGGCGCACGATATGTCGTTTGTTCGGCAGTCTTAGCGTGAATGCTCTTGCGACGCCGTCTCGACCTGGGTGGCTGGCGGTTACGATTGCCGTTTTCCAGAGGAGCTGTGGTGTTGAGTCATCTCCCACGATGACTACATCACCCGCCTTCAACGCCGTTGGGTCACCGCGGGAACTTTCGTGGGCGGAGCGCAGCTGGAGGAGGTACTCTCTCTTCCACCGCCGCCAAAACATCGCGAGAGCTTGCAGCTGCTCTTCCCTGAGCCTGTGCAGCGTCGTCGTCCCAACCTGCTCCTCTTCTGGGGATGCCGGGAGCTGGATTGATCTGCCGCCGGTTAAGAAGTGCGAGGGCGTAATTGGTGGCGCTTCGTTGGGATCAGAACTCACACCGGTTAGCGGCCTACTATTTATCACCGCTTCAATTTCGTGGAGCAACGTGGTGAGCCCTTCAAAGGTCTGACGCGTTCGTCCAAGTGAGACCTTCAGTGCGCTTTTCATGGTCCGAATCATCCGCTCCCACCACCCGCCCCACCAAGGTGCGTAGGGAACATTGAACTTCCAGGTGATGCGAAGGTTGGCGGCAAAGTTTTGCACATCCTCGGCGGGCAGGAGAGCGAGGATACCGGCGCATCTTTGGAAGGTCCGGGCGTTGTCTGAATAGACTACGGATGGAACGCCGCGTCGCGCGATGAAGCGCCGAAAGGCGAACAGGAACGAGGAAGTGGTCATGTCGCTAACAAGTTCCAGGTGGACGGCTCGTGTGACGGCGCACGTAAAAAGTGCGACGTAACTCTTCGTGACAGTCGGACCCTGCTTGACATAAAGGGGGCCACAGAAATCCACGCCGATCACATGGAATGGTCCGGACTCGGTTATACGGTCACGCGGAAGTGGAGCGAATGGAGCGTGCTCTGGTCGAAGCTTCATGCGGCGGCATACGAGGCACCTAGCGACGACACACTTCACTGCCTGACGCCCCTTCAGGATCCAAAAGCGACTGCGCAGGTCAAGTAGCGTCGTCTGGACCCCTGCGTGGCACAAACGTACATGTGTGTGCATCACGGTGTGATGCGTGAACAGGTGCGTGTTTGGTAAGATGATAGGATGTTTCAAGCTGTCTGAATCAAGAAGGTCAGCTAGTCGACCCCCGACACGCAGGATCTGGTCGCTGTCCAGGAAAGGCCGCAGTGCCGCGAGTCGTGACGAGCGGGGCAGTGGATGGGCACGACGAAGAAGTGCGAGGGTTTCGCGAAAGACTTCCTCTTGGGCTTGCCGAATCCAGTATAGCTCCGCTTCGGCGATCTCGGATGCAGTTAACGGGCCGCGGTTGTGTGATTTTCTGGGATGGGTGTTCTTGATGAACCTGGCAACCCATGCAGTGACTCGAAGCATTTGGCTGAGAGTGCCGTAACGATCTAAGCTGAACACAGGCGGAGGACGTTCTGCTGACGCAGCGTTGCACATCGATGGTAGAGGAGCGTCCTCAGTGCTCGGTGGTGGCGACGGAGGACGATCGGACCACTCGGAATGCCAGTTATTGCGGGGCTGAGACAACCATGGAGGTCCATGCCACCAGAGAGACTCGTTCTGTAGGCGATGAGCAGAAATCCCGCGAGTTAGAAGATCTGCTGGGTTGTCCCGGCTCTTACAATGGTGCCATGCGGAGTCTGTTGTCAACCGGCGAATTTCGTTCACACGGTTTTGAACGAAGACAGGTGTCCGGGACTGTGCGCTTGTGATCCAGTGGAGTGCGACGGGGGAGTCTGTCCAGAACTCCGTACGCAGCGGAGAGAGTAGTGGCATCTTTCGTGCATGCGCAGCCAGCCGCGCAGCGATGAGGCACGCGAGGAGTTCCAGGCGCGGAAGAGAGACACTCTTGACCGGTGCTACACGTGCCTTGGCAAGGAGAAGGGATGCGGTCCACTGTTCCTGTGGATCGAACGTGCGTAGATAGATTGCAGCTCCATACGCGCGGGGGCTGGCGTCAGCGAACACGTGGATCTCATCGTTGCCGTCCAATGAAGTCGACGACAAAGGCAGAAGGCGCGGCAGACGTATCGAGTTTAAGAGCGGTAGCTCGGAACACCAGTCCGCCCACTGCATGAGGTGCGGGGCTTGCAATGCATCATCCCACCCTTGATCGCGTGCCCATAACGACTGGAAGACTAAGCGGGCTCGGATTGTGAACGGTGAGAGATATCCGAGTGGATCGAATATCCGTGCCACGCCGTGAAGAATGGTGCGCTTCGTGATGGGCTGGTTGGCGAGATAGGACGAGATGCCATTCATAGTGAACGTAACTTCGTCGGTGGGACGATGCCAGTGCAACCCGAGGACCTTCACCGTCTCCTGACTGCTCACTGTATCGTACGCGATGCCGTCTTGGCAGAATTGACGGTCAGAGGGTCGGCGAGTTGGAGCACCACTTGCGGAGGTCCATGCCAGCTTCTTGCAGCATCGTGACTGCCTCACGATAAATCAGAAGCGCGTCTTCTTCTGATGTGGCTCCTACGATGAGGTCGTCTACGTAGAAAGCGTGTCGAAGGCGCTCTGTAGCCGCTGGGTATTTATGTTGTACACTATCGAAGTGGTGACGGAGTGTGGCGGCTAGGAGAAACGGACTAGATGCAAAGGGGACACGCGTCATTCTCCATTCCTGGATCTGGGGGCATGGGTTTTCTGGACATGGAAGGTCTTCTGGCCACAGAAAACGCAATGCGTCGCGGTCTTCGGGACGAATTAAGATCTGCAGGTACGCTTTCCGGATATCCGCGGTGAGAATGATAGGATAACAACGGAAGGACACCAACTGAAGCAGTAAGTCTGCGTTGATGTTGGGCCCCTTCTGCAGTACTTGGTTTAACGATGGGGCACCGCTGACGTGTCACGACGCGTCGAATACCACGCGAACCCTTGTTGTCACTGCTTCCTTCCGGATTACAGCATGGTGAGGAAGATAGTAGAGGTACTCCTGAGGTACCTCCGGGGCTTTCTCTGCGTGGCCTTCGAGGAAATATTCGGAAATCGTGTCGTGGTACTGCTTTAGGAGATCCGGATGGTCTCGAAGACGCCGAAGCTGCGAGAGTAGTCTCGTCTGCGCGATGCTGCGGTTATCAGCCAAGACTCCACAGCAAGAGGGCTTGATGAGGAGTGGTACCTGGTACCGGTCTCCCTGAAACGTGACGTAATCCTGTTACCTGAGCGGTCGCATGACGAATAGAGCATCCTACAATGAAACGCTACCCATGGACGAATGAACCTGGCATGCCCATCCCAATGTAAACTGGTAGAAGGGCCGCTCCTGGTGTTCTCTCCCTGCATGGTTGCAACGGTGCTCGGTAGCATGGTTCGCCCATTGAACAACACGTGATGATGTAATTTTACGGTGTAGGGGGTGAGCTGTTGGTGTATGTTTCTTGGTCGTCTCTCAGCTTACGCGGAGGCTGTGACCAGACTATGCGCATGTGCGCGACCTTGAGTAGGAGGGGGCCGTTACTCGGACTTGTCTGAAGaacgcacgaacggcgcgagctcgtcggtccaaCTGCCGctcggttttggtcctttggtGCTGCCCACGCGGACTTGGTTAGGCGCACACCGAGCGTGGTTCAATAGAGAGCGCTAGGATACGACGTGTATGTGAAAAGTGtccatttcagtgttgttttaatgcgttagcattaggagtgtcaaaatgaaaaaaagctgtatctatgtgtatgtgtgtgtgtgtccgtgtatgagatggtgaagcctcacggAGGCAGctgtataagtggacatgtaaggGGGTATGAAAGGGTAAATGGAGGTACATGATTTAAACTTTAAGTATCGAAGGTAATCAGAGGTAATTGCGAGCATTGAAGCAAGAAAGGTCAGTTTAAAAGTAATGGATGTAAGTTATATGTATGTAATTAAAAGAAAGATTATGTGTAATTAACGTGatgtaaacgtaattaaagggaattaaatgaaTTTCAAGATAACCTcatgtaacctgcggttaccttccgCGATTAAAGGGTAACTACAGTGTAATTGAAAGTTATTGTGGctaattaaaagttaattaaatgAACTTACATTTATTAATTAAAAGTGTCGAACCGGCAGTCAAGTATGGACGGGAGGTGGCAACTGGTTGCGAAGTTATGCCGGAAGTAGaaaaccggaagtcgagttggaccaCAAGTGGATACCGGAAGCCAAGTATATACCGGAAGCGGGCAACTGGAAGTCGGGCTTAGACCTGAAGTGGACTACCGGAGGTTGGGTTTATACCGGAAGAGGCGCTTAATGGTCACGCATTTGTCTCGCATtgaccgctaaatcgccactgaatttttttCAAGGCGTCACTTTATGCACCGATAAGCTGGTTAAACAAATTTTGGTTGCTGTATCGATTTTACTCAGTTACGGTTTGACGTTACTAATTTGTGATGGAACACTCCATTCCAGACACCTTACTCCCCACTGCTTgagatatttttctttcttcatgtcGCAATTCAATTGGACCTTGAAATGTCCCGCGATTAGTGGTACGTCGCCAGAAGAATGCGGATTCCAGCGAATCATATTGACTGTTGATTGTGCAATGCCTTGGGACATTGGAACATGTGTACGCCTGAAACACTCCCCCGACAATGTGCGCAGCGtgttttgtatgattgtgtcAGCACTGGATAACGATGCCATGGTATGTATTTTCGAAATCAAATAGTTTTTGTGCAATGCCTATTTCTTGCTTGTATCTTTTTTGCTCGTGGCGACTACTACAGTTGAAATTAGACTTGGTTGACGGCACGATTTACTTTTCCACGTCAGGTCGGAAGCTTAAAATAGCACGGGCGAATGAGACCTGACCCAGTGGATGTTATGCGTTTGTGTGATATTGCTTGTTCGTGCATAGCTTCCTTCGTCACGTAGGAAAGGCCCATCGTATCGCATGTGTACCACATACACGAACGGGTGTGCTGTACCTCTTTCATAAGGTCGCAGTACCTCCTCTTCAATCAAGATCTACATCAAAAACAAAGTGTCTCATATTCATGCGGCACATAAGCATTACCACGCGTGGAGTGGACTGCTGGTTCGCAGACTGTCCCATCCCCTGATCCGTGCAAGTACCAACATGCGTGAGGTGCGAGCACATCAAGTTTTTCTgttgcacccaccctgtaccaaagtgcaaagttgtGGCAGTTAGTATGACATAGCTAGTGAAGGCTGCCAAGAGGCACAAGAGACCtttcgttcaatgtgacacctCTTTAGTTTATAAAGTCCGTCTGAGCTGTGACATGTACTATATTGGGCAGTCTGGTAGGTGCCTTAATGTTTGGCTACTTGAGCATGAGGCTGCGATAAAATACACGC includes these proteins:
- the LOC135387407 gene encoding uncharacterized protein LOC135387407 is translated as MNGISSYLANQPITKRTILHGVARIFDPLGYLSPFTIRARLVFQSLWARDQGWDDALQAPHLMQWADWCSELPLLNSIRLPRLLPLSSTSLDGNDEIHVFADASPRAYGAAIYLRTFDPQEQWTASLLLAKARVAPVKSVSLPRLELLACLIAARLAAHARKMPLLSPLRTEFWTDSPVALHWITSAQSRTPVFVQNRVNEIRRLTTDSAWHHCKSRDNPADLLTRGISAHRLQNESLWWHGPPWLSQPRNNWHSEWSDRPPSPPPSTEDAPLPSMCNAASAERPPPVFSLDRYGTLSQMLRVTAWVARFIKNTHPRKSHNRGPLTASEIAEAELYWIRQAQEEVFRETLALLRRAHPLPRSSRLAALRPFLDSDQILRVGGRLADLLDSDSLKHPIILPNTHLFTHHTVMHTHVRLCHAGVQTTLLDLRSRFWILKGRQAVKCVVARCLVCRRMKLRPEHAPFAPLPRDRITESGPFHVIGVDFCGPLYVKQGPTVTKSYVALFTCAVTRAVHLELVSDMTTSSFLFAFRRFIARRGVPSVVYSDNARTFQRCAGILALLPAEDVQNFAANLRITWKFNVPYAPWWGGWWERMIRTMKSALKVSLGRTRQTFEGLTTLLHEIEAVINSRPLTGVSSDPNEAPPITPSHFLTGGRSIQLPASPEEEQVGTTTLHRLREEQLQALAMFWRRWKREYLLQLRSAHESSRGDPTALKAGDVVIVGDDSTPQLLWKTAIVTASHPGRDGVARAFTLRLPNKRHIVRPAQRLYLLEASVDPGPGEDVKD
- the LOC135387419 gene encoding uncharacterized protein LOC135387419 — its product is MNKHFAKDEAKNLTTLIYSLEGDRYQVPLLIKPSCCGVLADNRSIAQTRLLSQLRRLRDHPDLLKQYHDTISEYFLEGHAEKAPEVPQEYLYYLPHHAVIRKEAVTTRLVSFRCYPIILTADIRKAYLQILIRPEDRDALRFLWPEDLPCPENPCPQIQEWRMTRVPFASSPFLLAATLRHHFDSVQHKYPAATERLRHAFYVDDLIVGATSEEDALLIYREAVTMLQEAGMDLRKWCSNSPTL